One part of the Phycisphaeraceae bacterium genome encodes these proteins:
- the flgK gene encoding flagellar hook-associated protein FlgK: protein MGLTTALQIGRSALNASQIALQVTGNNFANAATPGYSRQIATLAPSAGVSEGGFILGRGVFVQDVRRQTDAALLARLNSSVSHESAAGMDLQLLSRVESVLNELTDSDISSELSRFFNAWSELANSPGSAGARSLVVQQGSTLASFLRTTRSDLVQIRNQLDSELDANVSRASDLLSQIAGLNSSIVAAEGGSSQANSLRDQRDSLVLQLSQYLDISTVEQANGTLDVLVGSTPVVQGGRSLGLQVRRESDGTQSSVRISTIDSPRDVTVHSGTIGSLVSQRGKLVDGTIDSIDTIASQLIFQVNKIHSVGYGATPMTSIRGTQNVPAADLVRSLNDPANSTFAALPFAATNGGFSVTVTNSQTGATQTVRIPVDLDGIDNSGQPGFANDTSVQSLAASLGSIANLSATTNPDGTLSVSAATGYSFSFSDDSSGVLAVLGVNSYFTGTTARDIDVRQDLSSSPQLLSAGAVVNGQPNDNASAMGIAALQDAANAALGGQTIRGAWTQSVQSIGARTAEAQTRSSAATLVRQNLDAQKSAISGVSVDEESINLINYQRQYQGAARFISAVDELTQILINLIR from the coding sequence ATGGGTCTGACGACCGCACTCCAGATCGGCCGATCCGCGCTGAACGCGAGCCAGATCGCGCTCCAGGTAACCGGCAACAACTTCGCCAACGCCGCCACACCCGGGTATTCGCGCCAGATCGCCACCCTGGCCCCATCCGCGGGCGTCAGCGAGGGCGGCTTTATTTTGGGCCGCGGCGTCTTCGTGCAGGATGTCCGGCGTCAGACCGACGCGGCGCTCCTGGCCAGGCTCAACTCGTCGGTCTCCCACGAGTCCGCCGCGGGGATGGACCTCCAGCTCCTCTCGCGGGTCGAATCGGTCCTCAATGAACTGACCGACTCGGATATTTCCAGCGAACTCTCCCGGTTCTTCAACGCATGGTCCGAGCTGGCCAACAGTCCCGGGTCAGCCGGGGCCCGTTCGCTCGTCGTACAGCAGGGCAGCACGCTTGCCAGCTTCCTGCGCACCACACGCAGCGACCTCGTGCAGATCCGGAATCAACTCGACTCGGAACTCGATGCGAATGTCAGCCGCGCCAGCGACCTGCTCTCGCAGATCGCCGGTCTCAACAGCTCAATCGTCGCGGCGGAGGGGGGTAGTTCCCAGGCCAACAGTTTGCGGGACCAGCGGGACTCGCTCGTCCTTCAACTCTCCCAGTACCTTGACATCTCGACGGTCGAGCAGGCCAACGGAACGCTCGACGTGCTCGTTGGCTCGACCCCGGTGGTCCAGGGAGGCCGTTCGCTCGGACTCCAAGTGCGGCGAGAGTCCGACGGCACCCAATCAAGCGTTCGGATATCGACCATCGACAGCCCCCGAGACGTTACAGTCCACTCCGGAACCATCGGCTCCCTGGTGTCTCAGCGAGGCAAGCTCGTTGATGGAACCATTGACTCGATCGACACGATCGCGTCCCAGCTCATCTTCCAGGTCAACAAGATCCACAGCGTCGGGTACGGCGCCACACCGATGACTTCGATTCGAGGCACGCAGAACGTCCCGGCTGCCGACCTCGTCCGCTCGCTCAATGACCCCGCCAACTCCACCTTCGCGGCACTGCCGTTTGCCGCGACGAACGGCGGATTCAGCGTTACCGTCACCAACTCACAGACCGGCGCGACGCAGACCGTGCGGATCCCGGTGGACCTCGATGGCATCGACAACTCCGGCCAGCCGGGGTTTGCCAACGATACCTCTGTCCAGTCGCTCGCTGCCTCGCTTGGTTCGATCGCCAACCTTTCCGCCACCACTAACCCCGACGGCACGCTAAGCGTCTCGGCGGCCACCGGCTATTCATTCTCGTTCTCGGATGATTCCTCCGGCGTCCTCGCCGTTCTCGGTGTGAACTCCTACTTCACCGGCACTACGGCCCGCGACATTGACGTTCGGCAGGACCTCTCTTCGTCGCCGCAACTGCTGAGCGCCGGCGCCGTTGTCAACGGGCAGCCCAACGACAACGCCAGCGCCATGGGGATCGCCGCCCTCCAGGACGCCGCCAACGCGGCGCTCGGCGGCCAAACCATCCGCGGAGCCTGGACGCAGTCCGTCCAGTCAATCGGCGCTCGCACCGCAGAAGCCCAAACCCGGTCGTCCGCCGCGACGCTCGTTCGACAGAATCTCGACGCCCAGAAGTCCGCCATCTCCGGTGTCAGCGTCGACGAGGAATCCATCAACCTCATTAACTACCAGCGCCAATACCAGGGCGCCGCCCGCTTCATCTCGGCCGTCGATGAACTGACTCAGATCCTGATCAACCTCATCCGCTAG
- a CDS encoding flagellar basal body P-ring protein FlgI: protein MFRLSLVIAAVLALATLTSAQPIGRDPSGGQFSAPGAATSSADQSVPASISIQDVVRIQGQGRFTLRGLGIVVGLNGTGDSGAELALARPLAQVYANNGNPLPELKELAKGNTAALVWVDCDIPETGALIDDRFDVHVSAMHSAKSLEGGRLIIAPLMGPLVGSKPYAMAWGSITIEGSASPRTGVIRSGAQMIQNTLRNPITDSLTLIVTPEARGWTTTGTIANQINGAAGRLDDETAGPQIARAIDETTIHIVIPDQERADPANFISRIMTMRLSPTLLALPAEVLVNERVGLITVTGDVEISPVVVAHKDMVVTTLTPPLQPTAQNPLVERDAWVSMATSGRPVERARLDDLLRIFRTLDVPVKDQIHIINQIHASGRLHAKLRAQ, encoded by the coding sequence ATGTTCCGTCTGAGCCTCGTGATTGCCGCAGTTCTTGCGCTCGCTACGCTGACGAGTGCGCAGCCCATCGGGCGCGATCCGTCAGGCGGCCAGTTCTCCGCGCCCGGCGCGGCGACGTCGTCCGCAGACCAATCAGTCCCCGCCTCCATCAGCATCCAGGACGTCGTACGGATCCAGGGCCAGGGGCGATTCACCCTCCGTGGTCTGGGCATCGTCGTCGGCCTGAACGGCACCGGTGACAGCGGCGCCGAGCTGGCCCTCGCCCGTCCACTGGCCCAGGTGTACGCCAACAACGGGAACCCGCTCCCCGAGCTCAAGGAGCTGGCCAAGGGGAACACCGCCGCGCTCGTGTGGGTCGATTGCGACATCCCCGAGACCGGCGCCCTCATCGACGACCGGTTCGACGTGCACGTCAGTGCGATGCACAGCGCCAAGAGTCTCGAAGGCGGCCGCCTGATCATCGCCCCACTCATGGGCCCGCTCGTGGGGAGCAAGCCCTACGCGATGGCATGGGGCTCGATCACCATCGAGGGTTCCGCCTCGCCGCGGACGGGAGTGATCCGCAGCGGCGCGCAGATGATCCAGAACACGCTCCGCAACCCCATCACCGATTCGCTCACGCTGATCGTCACCCCGGAGGCCCGCGGCTGGACCACCACGGGCACCATCGCCAACCAGATCAACGGCGCCGCCGGGCGGCTCGACGACGAGACCGCCGGGCCCCAGATCGCCCGCGCAATCGACGAAACGACCATCCACATCGTCATCCCCGACCAAGAGCGAGCCGACCCGGCGAACTTCATCTCCCGCATCATGACCATGCGCCTGAGCCCGACCCTTCTGGCCCTCCCGGCCGAGGTGCTGGTGAACGAGCGCGTCGGTCTGATCACAGTGACCGGCGACGTCGAGATCTCGCCCGTCGTCGTAGCGCACAAGGACATGGTCGTCACCACGCTTACGCCACCCCTTCAGCCCACGGCACAGAACCCGCTCGTCGAGCGGGACGCATGGGTCTCTATGGCCACATCGGGGAGGCCTGTCGAGCGCGCCCGCCTCGACGACCTGCTGCGGATCTTCCGCACCCTCGATGTGCCGGTGAAGGACCAGATCCACATCATCAACCAGATCCACGCCTCCGGCCGGTTGCACGCCAAACTGAGGGCCCAATGA
- a CDS encoding flagellar assembly protein FliW, whose product MQVRTTRFGSLEISDERVISFPKGLLGFADCRRFCLLEPAEDACFFWLQSLDEPSLAFVVTDPSFFIPEYTVPIREDQMVELKLPRLEDAQVFVIVNKVDLTLTGNLQGPLVINTLDRVAEQFVLAEKRWTTRHPLVNLQSQATTPAAMSA is encoded by the coding sequence ATGCAAGTGCGGACCACGAGATTCGGAAGCCTCGAGATCTCCGACGAGCGAGTGATCTCATTCCCCAAGGGCCTGCTCGGCTTCGCCGATTGCCGCCGGTTCTGCCTGCTCGAGCCGGCGGAGGACGCGTGTTTTTTCTGGCTGCAGTCGCTCGATGAGCCGTCGCTCGCGTTCGTCGTCACCGATCCGTCGTTCTTCATCCCGGAGTACACCGTTCCGATCCGGGAAGACCAGATGGTCGAACTCAAGCTCCCGCGCCTCGAGGACGCCCAGGTTTTCGTGATCGTCAACAAGGTTGATCTCACGCTGACCGGCAACCTCCAGGGCCCGCTGGTGATCAACACGCTGGACCGCGTCGCAGAGCAGTTCGTGCTCGCCGAGAAGCGGTGGACCACCCGCCACCCCCTCGTCAACCTGCAGTCCCAGGCGACCACCCCGGCCGCCATGTCCGCCTGA
- the csrA gene encoding carbon storage regulator CsrA: protein MLVLSRQRDETIMIGDEIEITVVDIRGDKVRLGITAPTRIAVHRKEVYEAIRAENERASHLNAQMNSGDMDVLRRTLAPGPQRTPGKSRPRGISSLTNPPRAEPPPGDARTA, encoded by the coding sequence ATGCTGGTTCTCTCACGTCAGCGCGACGAGACGATCATGATCGGCGACGAGATCGAGATCACCGTCGTCGACATTCGAGGCGACAAAGTTCGCCTCGGGATCACCGCACCCACTCGAATTGCCGTGCACCGCAAAGAGGTGTACGAGGCGATCCGGGCGGAGAACGAGCGGGCATCCCATCTCAACGCGCAGATGAACAGCGGCGACATGGATGTCCTGCGCCGAACACTCGCACCTGGACCGCAGCGGACCCCCGGCAAGTCCAGGCCCCGCGGCATCTCCAGCCTTACCAACCCGCCACGGGCCGAGCCGCCGCCGGGCGATGCCCGAACCGCATGA
- a CDS encoding flagellin, with protein sequence MARINSNIPSMIARANLNRANKDLEVRLQRLSTGLQINRGADNPAGLIISERLRSEVSGLNQAVANSERASSVIATTEGSLAEVSDLLNSIKSLVVEAANTGAISNEERAANQLQIDSAIETITRISNSASFGGLKLLNGELDYVLSGVSTSAISKAQIHGANFAGQRNIQVNVQTVASAQTGSLFLRGDYASAPAFNGTLQSSTTLEIAGVHGVQTLEFLSGTSLAQLVSSINSFSESTGVSASLINPGNPSSGLVFSSTGYGSASFVSVKRIGGPVDGGYFATYELQNNFARPAAFSFSDPTIAAQLTVSNRDEGRDISAIVNGTLASGRGTNISLQNSTSLSLDLSLSTAFATRNSQTSTFYITGGGALYQLGGEINTSQQVNIGVQSVAASRLGGAMVNGVMQFIASLKSGGANDLRSRNFTGASTILDSAIDEVAMIRGRLGAFEKNTLQTNVRSVQAAIENLTASESNIRDADFAKETSALTRSQILTSAGTSVLSLANQQSQQVLQLLRG encoded by the coding sequence ATGGCTAGGATCAACTCGAATATTCCAAGCATGATCGCCCGGGCCAACCTCAACCGGGCCAACAAGGACTTGGAAGTCCGCCTTCAGCGTCTCTCAACCGGGCTTCAGATCAACCGCGGCGCGGACAACCCGGCCGGCCTGATCATCTCCGAGCGCCTCCGCTCGGAGGTCTCGGGGCTCAACCAGGCCGTCGCCAACTCCGAGCGTGCCTCCTCGGTGATCGCGACGACCGAGGGCTCGCTCGCCGAGGTATCCGACCTCCTGAACTCCATCAAATCGCTCGTGGTTGAGGCCGCCAACACCGGCGCCATCTCCAACGAGGAGCGAGCCGCCAACCAGCTTCAGATCGATTCGGCGATCGAGACGATTACCAGGATCTCCAACTCGGCCTCGTTCGGTGGGCTCAAACTGCTCAACGGCGAACTCGACTACGTGCTTTCCGGGGTCAGCACCTCGGCCATCTCCAAGGCCCAGATCCACGGCGCAAACTTCGCCGGGCAGCGGAACATCCAGGTCAACGTTCAGACCGTAGCATCCGCTCAGACCGGCTCGCTCTTCCTGCGGGGCGATTACGCCTCGGCACCGGCCTTCAACGGCACGCTCCAGTCCTCGACGACCCTCGAAATCGCCGGCGTCCATGGCGTCCAGACCCTGGAGTTCCTCTCGGGAACCAGCCTGGCCCAGCTTGTCTCTTCCATCAACTCGTTCTCCGAATCGACAGGCGTCTCCGCGTCCCTCATCAACCCGGGCAACCCGTCCTCCGGTCTGGTTTTCTCCAGCACCGGGTACGGGTCCGCCTCGTTCGTCTCCGTCAAGCGGATCGGCGGTCCCGTTGACGGCGGCTACTTCGCCACCTACGAGCTGCAGAATAACTTCGCCCGCCCGGCTGCCTTCTCGTTCTCTGACCCCACCATCGCCGCCCAACTCACGGTCTCCAACCGCGATGAGGGTCGCGACATCTCCGCCATCGTGAACGGCACCCTCGCGTCCGGCAGGGGCACCAACATCTCCCTGCAGAACTCGACTTCTCTCTCCCTCGACCTATCTCTGTCCACCGCGTTTGCAACCCGAAACAGTCAGACCTCCACCTTCTACATCACCGGTGGCGGGGCCTTATACCAGCTGGGCGGCGAGATCAACACCTCTCAGCAGGTCAACATCGGTGTACAATCCGTGGCGGCCTCTCGACTCGGCGGCGCCATGGTGAACGGCGTCATGCAGTTCATCGCCTCTCTCAAGTCGGGCGGCGCCAACGACCTGCGATCGAGGAACTTCACCGGCGCCAGCACGATCCTCGACTCAGCCATCGACGAGGTCGCGATGATCCGTGGTCGCCTCGGCGCTTTCGAGAAGAACACGCTACAGACCAACGTCCGATCGGTACAGGCCGCCATCGAGAACCTCACCGCCTCGGAATCCAACATCCGCGACGCTGACTTTGCCAAGGAAACCTCGGCCCTCACCCGGTCGCAGATCCTGACCTCCGCCGGCACTTCGGTTCTTTCTCTTGCGAACCAGCAGTCCCAGCAGGTCCTCCAGCTGCTCCGAGGTTGA
- the flgN gene encoding flagellar export chaperone FlgN, with translation MIMPQPPASAAVAADAVDRLEDILDQLATHHQTLLDLARRQQAAIATADAPTLQRLVTLQNQAVQQIAALEHDRGMAVASIARATGRQPSALPAAASLSWLASGLDATARQRLSDAASRLMTILRSLRHEHEVIRAATTSLTTHMDGIIRQIARRLSHAGTYARHGGVDAGPTVQSALDMSL, from the coding sequence ATGATCATGCCACAACCGCCAGCATCGGCCGCGGTCGCCGCGGATGCGGTCGACCGTCTCGAGGACATCCTCGATCAGCTTGCCACGCACCACCAGACCCTGCTCGACCTTGCCCGCCGACAGCAGGCGGCGATTGCCACCGCCGATGCGCCAACCCTCCAGCGCCTCGTGACGCTCCAGAACCAGGCCGTGCAGCAGATCGCGGCGCTCGAGCATGACCGCGGCATGGCTGTGGCCAGCATCGCGAGGGCCACCGGCCGTCAACCCTCTGCCCTCCCTGCCGCCGCCAGCCTCTCCTGGCTTGCGAGCGGGCTTGATGCTACTGCGCGGCAACGGCTCTCCGACGCCGCGTCCCGGCTGATGACAATCCTCCGTTCGCTCCGGCACGAGCACGAGGTCATCAGGGCCGCGACCACGTCCCTGACCACCCACATGGACGGCATCATCCGCCAGATCGCTCGCCGTCTCTCCCACGCCGGCACCTATGCCCGGCACGGGGGCGTTGATGCCGGCCCGACCGTGCAGTCCGCACTCGACATGAGCCTCTAA